The sequence gctATCCTGATTACAAACTACATAATGTTCAGCAGGTTTTTAAATATGTCTGTGTGGCATGAAAATTCTCACCGTGGCTACGTCTACACTAGCctggataaatttgaaaactaaaatgtgtcatcgtttTCGAAAAGGCTCTGGGTTCGTTGTCTACACTGCGACgtgaaaactgcattttcaaatgtatctgcTTTGGAGAGTGTTTTCAAAATGCTCCATTTGCCAGTGTGGATGGAAGGCCAAAACGCTTTCAAATAAAAACGTATTCATGTGGACATGGCCTGTGTCATGTGTAGCAGACAGGTTGCCCTGCAAACTCAGTCATGGTTTTGGATTCCTATTGCTAAAGGCGCATAGTGCTAGTTTATAGTCTTGCCAAAAGCAGGTTTACTTACATCGAACTAGTTTGGTTGGTGTCAGCCATGGTCATCTGTTTAACTCCATAAAACTGTTTGCAATCCATCACTCCTACAGAGACTGCCACAATTACAGCAGGAATACCTAAGAAGCACACAAtaagacacagacacagtttAACACCAAGTTATTTACTATCAAAGAGGCACCCAGCATATGAAAGACTTCATTCATAAGTTTAGGGAAATCTGGCAGTCAAGTGAGTCTGAAGAAGTCAGACATATTTCTAAGAGATGTTGTTCAATTTTAACAGTGTTCATTAATCATACAGTGAATGTAGAAGGAAATCTCAAAAGGGGTGGCTACTAGGGCTGGTATTGATATTCTTTAAGCTggcatacactgtgcgatttttttcagtcgcgttattcagcttCTGCTCAAACTTCACAATTGACTCAGAGGTGTTACATCCCCCAGGAGGATGTCTCTTCTCCCTACTAACTCTTTGTTTCGTCTaggctccacctcctctgtcctgaTTGGATGCTGCTCAGAGTCCGGCTAATTGTTAATCAGCAGAGCACTACTTAAGGCCTGTGGAGCTGTGCTTCTGTGCCCTCTGGCCATTTTGGTTGCCATACCTGTACAGGCTGGCATGCCTTTGTGATTTGTATGAGCAttgttgttttcatgttcagactgcttgtaggggagagctgccttttgttttgacatcccgttttctcctgtttatgtgttgttaggtaggttatggttataggttgtatattttgttttctttggagttaggtaagtttcttttatttttacatcagggatgttttgtttgttatgttggccATGGCTCTCCCTGAAGTTATACCTCAGTCTGAACCCAAATCTCATCACCAGcattaaataaaccttttaaagTTACCATCTTGGCTCCTCCTTCACTATCCACCTTTATGTTCGTCCCTTCAACCCCCTAGACTAGCCAGGGGACGTAACACAGGGGTTAATCGTTCGTAGTTCACGATGCAGGTTCACACAGATttcgcagctgctctgttcccaagttctactgcgtgactgacagccttgagtttgaaatccgcttcataatcatgtctcttaacaggtgtcatttgtggtccttatacacacacaatatggcaatattatgttgaagcacagtacgtatcactctgcgaggctcctgactacggtagccgtaatgctccgacaattcCAGCAAGTGGTGCAGCAATGTAGCTTaacaaagtcgtactaaaacatttttgacagatttctgagtgctgtgtaccacataaaatcggtccgtggtcagtaagcacaaccagaatttaTAAATAAGGCGCACTATCGatctttgagaaaatgaaaggattttagtgtAAGCTTatagtccgaaaaatacggtataCGAGTTTGGTAAGGTGGTTTGTTTCGGGGCAGGAGGCTGGGAGACTTTGCGGTCTACAGCACGCAGTTTCACACAGTCTTCATTTTGCACTTTATGGCGCTGTTGTAAATGGTGAAAATACTATTAGTCCTCCAGCCTTTAGTCgggattaggggtgggttttgattatcgatttattgattaaaatcgattctagcttggataGCGTGATATCGATTTATTAAAATGCTGAATCGaattttaaatatacatttattttgctCGAAACGCctgaatctcaggttaaacatcaAAAAacttcaacaaccaccaaacagctaaaacagtaaacgacagcaggtacagggattctgcacaaagatgtaaacacaaaacgcgGACCCACCGActgatcagaatcagtgagatgtcgcctttctcacctgaCAGCACGGGCATggacacgccgtcggggctgaaagccgaaagctttgtgtttacgtccttTTTGCGCTCGATTCTGATGCTGCAggtttttatctctctccaaacaatattgactgaaccagcagcaaaagaagatcgcTTCACAtttcgcttcacataaacatcgtcatgaattccctctgacttttgctgttttgcttccaccatgaTAAAATCATGCTTAGTgcagagctctctctctctctctcaggaattgtttcccgtctaaaacgctctgttttctgcattattcacttgcttcgctctctaataaaacctctgtaactttgctctgcttcacttcagtaGCATCAGTTAATGTTCATAtgctgattaatggttttcttgcAAGCAGTTGATCGTTGTTTACGTGcctcaccctccctccctccctccctccttgttctcaattctttaacttcctCATTTCTATTTAGTGCATGGGGATCGGCCAGGCCTGGGAGCcatcgccagtccccttcgaggccttccccaaaccgcagctcaattcgtGTCAAAGCATTCACTTTTACCTACCAGTACTTTGTCAAACCTAatatgaggacgtgggcccagctagtgaattcAGTGAAGTAGAGAGGGGAGTCAGAGTAACGTAGCGTAGGCAAAAGTGGGAGAAAGAGAGGTAAACTTGcagctccacaagtataattataacatagcatagactatatcgatataaacaaTATTGTCACATCAAATATctcttataaaaatatatcgatatatttaaaaacttgaTATATCACCCAGCCCTAGTAGCTACCCATACTTTCACATTCAATAGTGATTGCAGCCATTGTCTACATGATCTCTGGTTCAGTGCAAGTTTCCTCATAAACCCTTTCCTCTTTTCTCATGTAGTAAATACCGTTGAAAATTTTGCAATACTCACCCCAACCCGCAAGTGAAAGTTTCAGTAGGTAGTGTTTGTAGTAGGTGTTAAACACCTTGATCAGCATTAGATAGAGGTGAAGTCCCTCTATGGCCATCCAGGTGAAACTGCAGAGCAAGGAGTAATGCATGAATGctgcaacaaacacacacacgccctcTAGGTCCAGTGTAGCTCCCCACTCAGTCAGCAGGAAGGATGAATTGAGCAGAAACAAGGCCCCACTCAGGGATACGTGAATAGATAGTGAGTAGTCCAGTTTGTGGTTACTGAAGaggagacaaataaaaaaacaatcagaTATGTGAAGTCCACAGACAAGCACATTATTATGCATGCTAATTTTATGATACATACCGACTGAAAGCATACATCAAAAGAGACAAAGCAGTAAAGAAAGCTGACAGACCGCAGCCTATGTAACTGATGTATGACAATATTTTCCAGTGGACTGCTGCAATTTGACCTCTTATCTGCAAAAGTGATGAAAATTGTCTGTAGTTTACATATTTACTTTTACCAATATCTAAAAACAAGTGAGAAAATTAGGAAATAGGGGATTTTCAGTCGCACCTAACCTCTGGAACCCATATTGAATAAAGATCTCTataattagatttatttttcttatatcTTAAAACTGAAAGCGGCTAAAAACAAGAAGTTCATCAGGAACAACTTACCAGAAGAACAGCAAACGGTGTAGTATGGTCACAATAGCACGCAATGTCCTGTTCATCTGATTGGTTGAAGCTTTGAGTCTCACATCCATCAGTTTTCCAGGGTGAGcctaaaaaataagtaaaacttCGTTCTTTGTACTTGAACAGTTTCCTATTTTAAGTGCAGTAATCTATACATCAGTGCCTTTTCATTACTGCTTTCTTAACTTCACTTAAGCATATGCAAAATTTTTAAAAGGCAAGAGATAGAATGTGGGGCAGGCCGCCAGTCCATCACAGGCCTAACTGAGGATGCACATCCACAGATGTGGATCCACACATCCACATCTAGAGAcgaaatacaatacaatacaactttTGTATAGTACATTTAAAACCAGAgatacaccaaagtgcttcacaaaatCCAATAAAACAGTAGCAAAATACAAAAGCAGATAAGCTAGCAGGTGGGAGGCATTGATTAACCAAGCATACAAGTACGCAGATAAGCAAGTAAGACTTAAAGATAAAATTGATAAAACAATATAAGCAAAAGAGGAAAATGGGAGGGCAAGAAAGTACACTTAAAAGGCATGCTCTAGGAAGCCGGGAAGGCTAAACTAAAAAGGTGGGTTTTCAATCGAGACTTGAAGGTCTGGCTTTAGTCAGACGAGCAAATAGCATGAGGGAGGTTGTTCCAGAGGTTAGGTGCGACTGAAGCGAAGGCACGGTCACCTCTGGTTTTCAGCTGTGACCTAGGATGCACCAAGAGAAATTGGTCAGATGATCTCAGTGTTCTACTGGGAATATACACACTGAGGAGATCAATAAAGTAGCTAGGTGCGATATCATTTACGGCTTTAGAGGTGAGCAgtaggattttgaaatcaaTGCGGTATTTAATTGGAAGCCAGTGGAAGCCAGAGAGAATTGGGGTGATAAACTCAAGCCTACCAGTACCAGTTAGAAGGCGAGCCGCGGCATTTTGGGCGAGTTTCAATCTATGAAGCAGGGCAGAACGGTGTGTTTGTAGTAGAAATGAGTGTAGTAGAAATGAGTGTACAAAGAGGTTAGAGTACTGAATAGAAACACCCCCCTCCCCAGGAAGAACATgcagaaataaaacaggaagctctCAACAAAAGATTAGATTAGAGGTTACAACGACTGCATCAAAATACAGTTATGCTTGTCTCTGCAGCAATGTTGCACTGTGTCTATTACACTACATGTCCTAATTCACGTACAAAGATCCATTTACTTACACCAAACTACAGGAGTTTTAAAACACCATGTTTATAAAGCCAATATAGCGTAAATAAATCAAGCCAGTAGTTAAAGATTCCCCAAATTGTCAGTTAACAAATaattaggtaaaaaaatattaatgtgtCCAATCTCATTACTTTGGTGTTCATCTTGAAGTAACCAATAAAACTGATATATACTTACCATTTTCATCAAATTCATCAAAATAGTGACAGACTAACTGTGAGTCATTctgtaaaattagaaaaatgttaATAATGCAAAGTCAATTAAGCTTcttaaacagaataaaactaGTAAAAGAAAAGTTCTATAAAacttatgatgatgatgaaatcaAGTCacatcttttttcccctttttatgAGCCAGAACATTTAGTGTTGCACAATTTAGTGGTTCAGTGTATGATTAGGCAACAGACACCGAGATTATCAGACACAGTGATCTCAGTTGCTCCCTTAATCACAAGGAGGAACTGCATGTTTGATCTGACAGACTGTTATGCTAGATGCCTTTACTGCCACAGCATCAAAGGGACTTTTGACATGTTGGACAAATATGTAAACCATTACACCGTGGAACCATAATCCGATTACAAATTTTCAATAACTAAAAGAATAAACATTTCCGTACAAACAGACTTACATCCAGTTGACCTTTGTCTGTTTTAACTCTAAAGGTCATCTTGATTGGAGAAGCCAGATTTCTGAGGCGCTCTTCCCCCAGCACCTCTATCCTGAGAACCACTGATAAAATCTTTTCCTGATCAAACTAACAAAGGAATGTACAGTAAGAGAGGAAATAAAGACCATTATTATATGGtataaatacaaatgttttatgtacataatttgttttaaatgggGATAATGCTCATGACTGAGAATATAAAAAAGTTCATCAAAAGATATTGAAATAGTATAAAAGATTTAGGATATACTTGGAAATGGTCGTGATACATGAAGCTGACCAAGCCAATAATCCTCTTCTCCTCTGGGATGGTCTTTAGAGCATCGACAGGCAGCCAAATCTTAGGGATGAATGAATGGTTCTGAGGGTGCAGCTAACAgtggatggggaaaaaaagtccaTTTATATCCTTCTGCAGAACAATTTAAGGGTAGTTTTAATCAAGCATACAGTATAAGTAACTAGATCAAAGACAATACTTTTAAACAACCACTGTCATGCTATCTGAGTCCATATTATTCCCTTGTGTTTTTCATCAACATCTGGCTTGTGTACCTGGGGAGCTTCTATTTCCACTATGGAATTCACTGGGGCCTTGCTGATGTTGATCACATTCAGAGACAAGTACTGCTGGTTGTAGGTACTGGACAATGCAGCCTCAGTCTGGGTGTTATTTATGAGGGTATGGATGGCCTTTCTTTCTtcactgcagaaataaaatCCACATGTTTGCAAATGAAAGAACATCTTCTGCAATCAGATTTATACATTTGCATTAAATGAACTAGCATTTGGCAACCACAAATGCTAGTGTGACGTGAAGGCACGAAAATTTGTGCCAAGGTGACCCGACTGTCATTAAGATGTCTCAGTCTGACCCAAATTGATGGATCAACCATCCTGTGAGCAATTTTGGTCACAGGGCTAAAGATTAACAGtactaaagggaaaaaatagaacaaaggaaaaaaagacaaatacatgTGCCTACTCAACAGCATGTGCAGGAGTGCCTGCTGCAGGACTCCTACTTACTTTATAAAGGTCCACTTGAGTTTTTGATTATTATTGAAAAGGTTCAAACACGAGTTTCTTATGTTGAAGAGTGTTATCAAGTTTTTCTGTTTATAATCCAGTGAATCAATCAGTCGCAAGATGGAACTGTTCAGGCATGGGTACAGGTAGCAAGTGTGATCTGGAAAAGAGACACGAAAGAGATTAAGAAAAAGAGAGGACAAGTGGGAATGGCTGTGAATCAGCAGTTCGGCAGAACAATTTCTATCCTAATCAGACTAGATTTCAGCACACTTACATTTTCCCAGTTGATAAATTGTTCCATTTTCAGGTGTTGTTTCAGGCTTAACATCCAAGCAGTAAGACGTACCATTGAACCATGCCTTTTCTCCAGGGATGCATAGAAAGACGCAGGAAGTCTGACAGTGCATCTGACAGTCCACCGTACTTTGATGTTCAGTGATGTTTACATTAGTTCCATTAATTTCAGTGGTGTAAGTAGAAATGGTGAGGCACActgtgcacagacacagaagacaaaaaaaagatgtaacTCACATAAACTTACACATATTCAGTCAGGGTTAAGTTAAGAGCAACTATTCCAGAGAGACCAAGTAGTACACAtatagtgctgtgaaaaagtttaAGCCCCCTCCCtgatttcacagtttttttctttttttttttcttttttcttaaatgacatcagaaacagcagtatgcgacattacgtgatggcagagcttcagttcatcctttgtcttttttttattttatttttttttttataaataggacagggggaatgaatgagagaaagagggggagagaaagaaagaaaaccaaaggggagaagagacggtgagagggggggggaagagagagaaaaaaaaaaaaagaactcctgggtcacctgtatggagaaaaaaaaacaaacaaacaaaaaaaacaaacagaggagacagcaaacaacaaagagcaacataataatagagaaaacaaagcaccatcacaataaactagctagtcatagatatcaatatttactaaataataaacgatattgtgcagcacgcaagatagacagcgcacagtgtgctttgaggcagcagccaagaaagctttagtccgcgtctgtgaatacccatgtgtgcatacctgtgtggatcagcatgcttgcattccaaaggtttctccatgtaatgatctgctagggagtgtgggggggccacagccccgtcctccagggtgtgaagcgggtatggaggagatcaaaactccagacatccagaggcccccagaacacaagagaccatggaagaccaacagaggggcagccgcgccactgttccagtaagagctgaggagagtcccagatgagggctcgcccagcagccgcggagcagaagtcagggggagttgcagtgatgcgcccgtgagctccgccggcccccagctgtgcctgagtgaccgagccccaggccgagaggccgggggcaccccacctccaaagggggcccgagcgagccccaggccccaggccccgacaagcggccgccaaggagtgagccggtgtgtacccggacgcccacccccagacacaaagaaccaccaacacaccgacacctgagggagtccgccaccggcaggggaagtggtggtgggtggagataggcctccaaaccttggagggcctgaggtgtccccagagaggtggcgtctgatacccaacctgacatatagacacagacatacaggcacacacagacacaaacatccattcccaccctcatgctctcatatgcacttactccacactcaaccaacgtggagacagacataaagagacgctgtacacacgatcacactccccaagcgtactctacaaaccgggtctaggtacccttgcccctggaggggggaattgcacccagacccaggtggtgttacccttttccctgcggtggggagaggcagaccaccccgactccgcagcagcagggaggccccacaccccagaccgcagtcggacggccaactcctcctactagccctcccgct comes from Astatotilapia calliptera chromosome 1, fAstCal1.2, whole genome shotgun sequence and encodes:
- the LOC113024744 gene encoding adhesion G-protein coupled receptor G2-like, translating into MYHDHFQFDQEKILSVVLRIEVLGEERLRNLASPIKMTFRVKTDKGQLDNDSQLVCHYFDEFDENGSPWKTDGCETQSFNQSDEQDIACYCDHTTPFAVLLIRGQIAAVHWKILSYISYIGCGLSAFFTALSLLMYAFSRNHKLDYSLSIHVSLSGALFLLNSSFLLTEWGATLDLEGVCVFVAAFMHYSLLCSFTWMAIEGLHLYLMLIKVFNTYYKHYLLKLSLAGWGIPAVIVAVSVGVMDCKQFYGVKQMTMADTNQTSSICWITDDTFFYSLNLVYFTLVFIFNTGILMAVASSICKMKQVLQTTLKTGATAKGKLWGDRERLNASCKSGLTLFGLTCLMGTTWGLAFLGSGYINYPILYLFCILNSTQGFFIFLWICLSAKKQRKRAKEDRTSSAPVRTTEIKSD